In the genome of Leptospira kanakyensis, one region contains:
- a CDS encoding LamG domain-containing protein — MESSFRIIQQIRLFVFVFCLSSYCQPNAFNNTGDYESRSFTETEILKCFLEGRCGPKSTYGFQIPPALVSGLYAWYPLDGDINDKSGSAHHGYFPGGIWPVTTGPSYTLSRSNLPNGSASFNGTDQYFGSDFTPLCNEDFAIALWIFPNNATNNQIMSIQQYIGGDPGPRLLLDATGHFEFSAFFDFWANEDLTLGTSSTVLTANVWTHITYVHNGATQQGTIWVNGVGVGVTSDLTPNASQVTGCITGSSSRPWRTGKPLNIGFGFDNPRFYSGRMDDVWFFKGRQLSASDISTLMSLP; from the coding sequence ATGGAAAGTAGTTTCCGAATCATCCAACAAATTCGATTATTTGTATTTGTATTCTGTTTATCTTCTTATTGTCAGCCGAACGCTTTTAATAATACGGGAGATTATGAAAGTAGATCATTCACTGAAACTGAAATTTTAAAATGTTTTTTAGAAGGGCGTTGTGGCCCTAAAAGCACCTATGGTTTCCAAATCCCACCCGCGCTTGTCTCCGGTCTTTATGCATGGTATCCTCTGGATGGTGATATCAATGATAAGAGTGGAAGTGCTCATCATGGATATTTCCCCGGTGGAATTTGGCCTGTGACTACAGGTCCTTCGTATACTCTCAGTCGCTCCAACCTGCCAAACGGTTCTGCATCCTTCAACGGGACGGATCAGTACTTTGGCAGTGACTTTACTCCTCTTTGCAACGAGGACTTTGCCATTGCTTTATGGATTTTTCCTAACAATGCGACGAACAATCAAATTATGAGTATCCAACAATATATTGGTGGCGATCCAGGGCCCAGACTTTTATTGGATGCAACAGGTCATTTCGAGTTTTCTGCATTTTTTGACTTTTGGGCTAATGAAGATCTTACACTAGGGACATCTTCAACGGTTTTAACTGCAAACGTATGGACTCATATCACTTACGTTCATAATGGAGCCACGCAGCAGGGAACAATTTGGGTCAATGGAGTGGGTGTGGGTGTTACCTCTGATCTTACTCCCAATGCTTCGCAAGTCACCGGATGCATTACGGGTAGTTCATCGCGTCCATGGCGTACAGGAAAACCACTAAACATCGGTTTTGGTTTTGATAACCCTCGTTTTTATTCAGGAAGGATGGATGATGTTTGGTTTTTCAAAGGACGTCAGCTGAGTGCAAGTGACATCTCCACTTTGATGAGCCTTCCTTAG
- a CDS encoding cytochrome c oxidase subunit 3 family protein encodes MTSVSSSSEFQHQHHFKSAEHQYASSKQGIWLFLCTEILMFGGLFVGYLIYHSLYPTVFKNGSETLDWKMGAVNTVVLLVSSFTMAAAINYVQRGLHKIAAIMLALTIACAGAFMVIKYFEYSHKFHVGTVPGKFSLVDPSCGAGGKRAECESKISALLKNPAELEKNHVSAEEVSRLKAVISQPKWEMFYGFYFVMTGLHGVHVVAGAFLIFWIFIKTLRRKVGPEYYTPVEGVGLFWHVVDLVWIYLFPLLYLVG; translated from the coding sequence ATGACTTCCGTTAGTTCTTCAAGTGAATTTCAACACCAACACCATTTTAAGAGTGCAGAACACCAATATGCCTCTTCCAAACAAGGAATCTGGTTATTCCTTTGCACAGAAATCCTTATGTTCGGTGGCCTATTCGTAGGTTACCTAATTTACCATTCTCTTTACCCAACCGTTTTTAAAAATGGTTCGGAAACATTAGATTGGAAAATGGGAGCGGTGAACACCGTTGTACTTCTCGTCAGTTCCTTCACTATGGCTGCTGCGATTAACTATGTGCAACGTGGTTTACATAAAATTGCTGCTATCATGCTTGCACTCACAATCGCTTGTGCTGGTGCCTTCATGGTCATCAAATACTTCGAATATAGCCATAAGTTCCATGTAGGAACTGTTCCCGGCAAATTTTCGTTAGTTGATCCTTCTTGTGGTGCAGGTGGAAAACGAGCTGAGTGTGAATCTAAGATTTCTGCTCTTCTTAAAAACCCTGCTGAACTTGAAAAAAACCATGTCAGTGCAGAAGAAGTTTCTCGTTTGAAAGCAGTGATTTCTCAACCAAAATGGGAAATGTTCTACGGTTTTTACTTTGTCATGACTGGTCTTCACGGGGTTCACGTGGTAGCTGGGGCTTTCCTAATCTTCTGGATTTTTATCAAAACTCTAAGAAGAAAGGTTGGACCTGAATATTACACTCCTGTAGAAGGTGTGGGTCTTTTCTGGCACGTTGTGGACTTGGTATGGATTTACCTCTTCCCACTTCTTTATTTAGTAGGATAA
- a CDS encoding PP2C family protein-serine/threonine phosphatase, with translation MYQYFKTILSKFLDLTPERKIYNQDYITELDRHTRIIQIPGSIIGVFGMLGFAFDTDAKLHPEFPELFYFRIGYSLLCFSYIVFIIYNHFKNKFSSWEGLTWAYLTYAYLLFTAAYYTGRIADDAPYVSGYQMLVMILPFLPLPRKTLFIYYPISILIFFISVYVYKPDLSTAASAYSMQNLAISYILGIFSGLIMERYRFHSFLNHKRIIKKNEEITKTVDEIQTLKSQQDGDYFLTSLLLEPLLGHETDGNAVNIETVVNQYKKFYFRNKEYQLGGDYVSVFNLILQGKRYKAFINGDAMGKSIQGAGGAIVLGAVYNSIIIRSKMDPVSSNRSPERWLHDCYLDLQKVFETFDGAMLVSAVVGLLEESTGTLYFINLEHPWVILYRDGKARFIEDEIHYYKLGVMEVPTNRFISVFQLQKGDKIICGSDGKDDLVISESGRYREINEDQNLILNCLEESEGDVNNVISILKTRGKFSDDLSLISMEYNLGSFSKPGVYWEEAKKFIKLKQYSKALDILLSYNSALEISIKELKYITRLYEKEGILLKAMEYASLALENFPSDTRWMFHTSVLYKRLYSIYKSKSFLEESQELGERVRLRQPANIGNLIHLADVCRLNGDKDRANYLVGLIKTMSPEHPKLKEIISVI, from the coding sequence GTGTATCAGTATTTCAAAACGATTCTTTCTAAATTTCTCGATCTAACCCCTGAAAGGAAAATATATAACCAAGATTATATAACCGAATTAGATAGGCACACTCGAATCATCCAGATTCCAGGAAGTATCATCGGCGTATTTGGTATGTTAGGGTTTGCATTTGATACAGATGCCAAACTCCACCCTGAATTCCCTGAGTTATTCTATTTTCGAATTGGATACAGCCTTCTTTGTTTTTCCTATATTGTTTTTATTATCTACAACCATTTTAAAAACAAGTTTTCATCTTGGGAAGGTCTGACCTGGGCCTATTTAACATACGCCTATCTTTTGTTTACTGCTGCTTATTATACCGGTCGGATTGCCGATGATGCTCCCTATGTTTCTGGGTATCAGATGCTTGTGATGATCCTTCCTTTTTTACCACTACCTAGAAAAACTTTATTCATTTATTATCCTATATCCATTTTGATTTTTTTCATTTCTGTTTATGTTTATAAACCAGATCTTTCCACTGCTGCATCAGCATATTCGATGCAAAACTTAGCCATCAGTTATATACTTGGAATTTTCAGTGGCCTCATTATGGAAAGGTATCGTTTCCATTCCTTTTTAAACCACAAACGAATCATCAAAAAGAACGAAGAAATCACTAAAACTGTTGATGAAATTCAGACCCTAAAGTCCCAACAAGACGGAGATTATTTTTTAACTTCACTTTTACTCGAACCATTACTTGGGCACGAAACAGATGGAAATGCTGTAAACATTGAAACTGTGGTCAATCAATACAAAAAGTTTTATTTTAGAAATAAGGAATACCAGTTAGGTGGTGATTACGTTTCTGTTTTTAATTTAATTCTCCAGGGGAAACGTTACAAAGCGTTCATCAATGGAGATGCCATGGGTAAATCGATCCAGGGAGCAGGGGGAGCCATTGTCCTTGGAGCTGTTTATAACTCGATCATCATTCGTTCCAAGATGGATCCAGTTTCCTCCAATCGGTCGCCAGAACGTTGGTTACATGATTGTTATTTGGATTTACAAAAGGTATTTGAAACTTTCGACGGAGCTATGTTGGTATCTGCCGTAGTAGGTTTGTTAGAGGAATCTACAGGAACTTTGTATTTTATTAATTTAGAACACCCTTGGGTGATTTTATACCGAGATGGGAAGGCAAGATTTATCGAAGATGAAATTCATTATTATAAATTAGGGGTGATGGAAGTTCCAACCAATCGATTCATTTCAGTATTCCAATTACAAAAAGGAGATAAAATTATTTGTGGATCGGATGGGAAGGATGATCTGGTAATCTCTGAATCAGGAAGGTACCGCGAAATCAATGAGGATCAAAATTTAATTTTAAATTGTCTGGAAGAGTCCGAAGGAGATGTAAACAATGTAATCTCCATATTAAAAACAAGAGGAAAGTTTTCAGATGATTTAAGTTTGATATCAATGGAATATAACTTAGGATCATTTTCTAAACCTGGAGTCTATTGGGAGGAAGCTAAAAAGTTTATCAAACTAAAACAATATAGCAAAGCATTAGATATACTTTTATCATACAATTCGGCCTTAGAAATTTCCATTAAGGAATTAAAATACATCACTAGATTATATGAAAAAGAGGGAATACTACTTAAGGCAATGGAATATGCGAGTTTGGCCTTGGAGAATTTTCCATCCGATACAAGATGGATGTTCCATACCTCAGTTTTATACAAACGTCTCTATTCTATTTACAAATCAAAATCCTTTTTAGAGGAATCGCAAGAATTAGGTGAAAGGGTGAGGTTGCGGCAACCTGCAAATATTGGAAATTTAATTCATTTAGCGGATGTTTGTCGGTTGAATGGGGATAAGGACCGGGCAAATTATTTGGTGGGTTTGATTAAAACAATGTCCCCGGAACACCCGAAACTAAAAGAAATTATTTCTGTGATTTAG
- a CDS encoding COX15/CtaA family protein yields the protein MTLKRFYTILSALILINLLYGPLVRATDSGLACPDWPLCHGKFVPEFTFQIFMEVGHRYYSGILGILVGIGFVWILLNKETRNQLGIPATLSLIFLISQVILGGLTVTKLLHPTTVNLHLLNAVLLLSACLTVRLLITEVPSSKFEWNRPGKYFFVFTILVVLYQLFLGGKVSSHYAGLACPDFPTCYGEWFPKMEGTIRFQMEHRLFGYLVTLSVLSLSAYGILYLKNTNVKKSLKIATYLVSFQILLGAMNVLYHLPKLITGLHTLNGVLVFMFCFIAAFYHFRSEEKEVL from the coding sequence ATGACACTCAAACGTTTTTACACCATTCTCTCCGCATTAATTCTCATCAATCTCCTCTACGGACCACTCGTAAGAGCAACAGATTCTGGACTCGCATGTCCTGATTGGCCTTTGTGCCATGGAAAATTTGTACCAGAATTTACATTTCAGATTTTTATGGAAGTGGGACATAGATACTATTCTGGTATTTTAGGTATCCTTGTTGGGATTGGTTTTGTTTGGATTCTACTAAACAAAGAGACTCGGAATCAATTAGGAATCCCAGCAACCTTATCCCTAATTTTTTTAATTTCACAAGTGATTCTCGGTGGATTGACTGTAACCAAACTCCTCCACCCAACAACCGTTAACTTGCACTTACTCAACGCCGTCCTTTTATTATCGGCTTGTCTTACCGTTCGATTGTTGATTACCGAAGTTCCTTCTTCTAAGTTTGAATGGAACAGGCCCGGAAAATACTTTTTTGTTTTTACCATCCTTGTCGTTTTATACCAACTCTTTCTTGGTGGGAAGGTAAGCTCACACTACGCAGGCCTTGCTTGTCCCGACTTCCCTACTTGTTATGGAGAATGGTTCCCAAAGATGGAAGGAACCATCCGTTTCCAAATGGAACATAGACTGTTTGGTTATCTAGTGACACTTTCCGTACTTTCTCTTTCTGCTTACGGAATTCTTTATTTAAAGAATACAAACGTCAAAAAATCCTTAAAAATTGCCACTTATCTTGTTTCTTTTCAAATCCTTCTTGGTGCTATGAATGTTTTGTATCATCTCCCAAAACTAATCACCGGATTACACACGCTAAATGGTGTTCTGGTATTTATGTTTTGTTTTATTGCGGCTTTTTACCATTTTCGGTCTGAGGAAAAAGAGGTTTTATAA
- the coxB gene encoding cytochrome c oxidase subunit II — translation MSWSSLIPATSFMPIQATEIAKEVDLLYAFLIISSLVSFVILIGGMTWFLIKFKRTSLDQKSAYITHNNFAEFLWSFIPLVIMMGIFYWGMVIFEKLRTPPEDIAAEIHVTAEQWAWTYRYANGKEFYSSANDPMIVPAGKATKLILTSKDVIHSFYVPAFRTKQDAVPGKLTQLWFEPKQAGEYIVFCTEYCGTKHSGMMIKIKAIPSEEYAAWYHAEKKGADSPADLGKTLFAQKACASCHSIDGARIVGPTMKGLFGSSRKFADGSQAKADENYLRESILVSSAKIVEGYPPAMPVFQGQLSDEDVANLIEYIKSIK, via the coding sequence ATGTCTTGGAGCAGTCTCATTCCAGCGACCTCGTTCATGCCTATCCAGGCGACGGAAATTGCAAAAGAAGTTGATCTTCTCTACGCGTTTCTGATCATTTCCAGCCTTGTTTCGTTTGTCATCTTGATTGGTGGAATGACATGGTTCCTCATCAAGTTCAAACGTACAAGTTTAGACCAGAAATCCGCATACATTACTCACAATAATTTTGCAGAATTTCTTTGGTCATTCATCCCACTCGTGATTATGATGGGGATTTTCTATTGGGGTATGGTGATTTTCGAAAAACTTAGAACCCCTCCAGAAGACATAGCGGCCGAAATTCATGTCACTGCAGAGCAGTGGGCGTGGACTTATCGTTATGCGAACGGAAAAGAGTTTTATAGCTCTGCAAATGATCCAATGATTGTTCCTGCAGGAAAAGCAACAAAACTCATCCTCACTTCAAAAGATGTCATTCATAGTTTTTACGTCCCTGCTTTCCGAACCAAACAAGATGCGGTTCCTGGAAAACTCACTCAACTTTGGTTCGAACCAAAACAAGCTGGGGAATACATCGTTTTCTGTACAGAATATTGCGGAACCAAACACTCCGGTATGATGATTAAAATCAAAGCGATTCCTTCTGAGGAATATGCGGCTTGGTATCATGCTGAGAAAAAAGGTGCCGACAGTCCTGCCGATCTTGGTAAAACTTTATTTGCTCAAAAAGCTTGTGCGTCTTGCCACTCAATCGATGGAGCAAGAATTGTTGGGCCTACCATGAAAGGACTTTTTGGTTCTAGCCGAAAGTTTGCTGACGGAAGCCAAGCCAAAGCTGATGAAAACTACCTTCGTGAGTCCATCCTTGTTTCTTCTGCAAAAATCGTAGAAGGATACCCACCAGCAATGCCGGTATTCCAAGGACAACTTTCTGACGAAGACGTTGCCAACCTAATTGAATATATCAAATCCATTAAATAA
- a CDS encoding cytochrome C oxidase subunit IV family protein produces MEYVINYGLYFIALVAVFTPILGFGIFAPGIAKATIVGFIINWFGQFFQTNRYAKFTEENKDNKILKFVLGDEDHKEDHASASMWVEDGEEEEEHHEHHVISIKTYVYVLLALFFGTFVTVWVAQYDLGKWNMIVAMAVATCKAFFVLAYFMHLKYDNMLNRVIFLSAFVFLALLFAFSFGDIISRIAPTTQF; encoded by the coding sequence ATGGAATACGTAATCAATTACGGACTTTACTTCATCGCCCTCGTTGCAGTTTTCACTCCAATTCTTGGATTTGGAATCTTTGCTCCAGGGATTGCAAAAGCTACTATTGTAGGATTCATCATCAACTGGTTTGGTCAGTTTTTCCAAACAAATCGTTATGCGAAGTTTACTGAAGAGAACAAAGACAACAAAATATTAAAATTTGTTCTTGGTGATGAAGATCACAAAGAAGACCACGCTTCTGCTTCTATGTGGGTAGAAGATGGTGAAGAGGAAGAAGAACACCACGAACATCATGTGATTTCTATCAAAACATATGTGTATGTTCTTTTGGCTCTTTTCTTTGGAACTTTTGTTACCGTTTGGGTAGCTCAGTATGATTTAGGAAAGTGGAACATGATTGTAGCCATGGCGGTAGCAACTTGTAAGGCCTTCTTCGTGTTAGCTTATTTCATGCACTTAAAGTATGATAATATGTTAAACCGAGTCATTTTTCTTTCTGCATTTGTCTTTTTGGCATTGTTGTTTGCGTTCTCGTTTGGTGATATCATCTCTCGAATCGCGCCAACAACTCAGTTCTAG
- a CDS encoding class I SAM-dependent methyltransferase, whose translation MNCPLCESPSIPFYKNKFRDYLRCTHCLSIFMEKSFLPTKEEENKRYLEHNNDIYDIKYQNFLKPIVDKVLQFQKPDEDGLDFGAGPHSAIEYLLKQNGYSIRIYDPFFHPYDKNLLETYDYITLTEVVEHFHSPKLEFQKLKGLLKQNGSLYILTHPYDDSINFEKWYYKNDQTHTFFYTTTAFDWILNHYGFKTLEIQNRIIILKK comes from the coding sequence ATGAATTGTCCCCTGTGTGAATCTCCTTCAATCCCTTTCTACAAAAACAAATTCCGAGATTATTTACGTTGCACACATTGTTTGTCCATATTTATGGAAAAAAGTTTTTTACCTACAAAAGAGGAAGAAAACAAAAGATATCTAGAACATAACAATGACATCTATGATATAAAATACCAAAACTTTCTAAAACCCATCGTCGATAAAGTCCTTCAATTTCAGAAACCAGATGAGGATGGATTGGATTTTGGTGCGGGACCACATTCCGCGATTGAGTATCTTTTAAAACAAAACGGTTATTCGATTCGTATTTATGATCCCTTTTTCCATCCTTATGACAAAAATCTATTAGAAACCTATGATTATATCACTCTGACAGAAGTGGTGGAACATTTTCATTCCCCAAAACTAGAGTTTCAAAAACTAAAGGGATTACTAAAACAAAATGGGTCGTTATATATCCTAACCCACCCCTATGATGACAGTATCAATTTTGAAAAATGGTATTATAAAAACGACCAAACACATACCTTTTTCTATACTACGACGGCATTCGATTGGATTCTGAATCATTATGGTTTCAAAACTTTAGAAATTCAAAATAGAATCATTATACTAAAAAAGTAA
- a CDS encoding 7TM diverse intracellular signaling domain-containing protein, with protein MKWVRFLFFVWILTAGLSCSEEKHSRTNITNRFESFRDQEGAMSLEDVEKQTSWQNIKGDSLSFHFTKDIIWLRAKASDPAFLPDKILSLEWKALDNAILFLPDESSYLSFQTGDAYPKSTWAVPEALDPSFQIPRLKLTNKNYIYLRLQSVSLISFPIFSMDENAFHKKIILETGVIYLILGFCAVMFLISLFYLFAFRLYEFFYYGVYILTTTLWFNTQFGNSFHTFWPSATWWQSRSNLFFLALGIAASFQFVRIFLNTKQKTPWVDRILTLLALVGLISSFSILFTETNRIFSRIINLIYLISVPIILTAGIRVYLMGEKKIKFFLLCWGSYLCSGYISIFYYLGIIPYSLPVIYGSIFIFPIDLFFLLFNLLQKYKDLDGERNEILQRLLSINNSKDTRYTKSKLDSVNTNEFVIRLEKWMSETKPYLDETLDLEKTSLAIGLNLQQTSELINSQLGMSFRSYLNSYRIKEAKELLKTKPELSVIAIAFATGFGSKSVFNAEFKKSTGLAPGEYKKKS; from the coding sequence ATGAAATGGGTTCGATTTTTGTTTTTTGTTTGGATCTTGACGGCTGGTCTATCCTGTTCCGAAGAGAAACACAGCAGAACTAACATTACGAATCGATTTGAATCCTTCCGCGATCAAGAAGGGGCGATGTCCTTGGAAGATGTAGAGAAACAAACATCTTGGCAAAACATAAAAGGAGATTCTCTCTCTTTTCATTTTACAAAAGATATTATCTGGCTCCGTGCCAAAGCTAGTGACCCCGCTTTTTTACCAGATAAAATCCTTTCTTTAGAGTGGAAGGCATTAGACAATGCGATTCTTTTTTTACCGGACGAATCGTCCTATTTATCTTTCCAAACGGGAGATGCGTATCCTAAATCCACTTGGGCCGTTCCAGAAGCATTGGATCCTAGTTTCCAAATCCCAAGGCTCAAACTAACAAATAAAAATTATATTTACCTACGACTTCAATCTGTTTCCCTCATTTCTTTTCCTATTTTCTCTATGGATGAGAATGCCTTTCACAAAAAAATTATTTTAGAAACCGGAGTGATCTACTTAATTCTGGGATTTTGTGCCGTTATGTTTCTCATCAGCCTGTTTTATCTCTTTGCATTTCGGCTTTATGAATTTTTTTACTATGGAGTCTATATACTAACAACGACTTTGTGGTTCAACACTCAATTCGGGAATTCCTTCCATACTTTTTGGCCGAGTGCAACCTGGTGGCAAAGTAGGTCTAATTTATTCTTTTTGGCTTTGGGAATCGCCGCTTCTTTTCAGTTCGTAAGAATATTTTTAAACACAAAACAAAAAACTCCTTGGGTTGATCGCATTTTAACCCTACTGGCACTCGTTGGACTCATATCCTCTTTCAGTATCCTTTTCACCGAAACAAATAGGATCTTTTCTAGAATCATCAACCTCATTTATTTGATATCGGTTCCCATCATCCTCACTGCCGGGATTCGGGTTTACTTAATGGGAGAGAAAAAAATAAAATTCTTTCTCCTCTGTTGGGGGAGTTACCTTTGTTCCGGATACATTTCTATTTTTTATTACTTAGGAATCATTCCTTATTCTCTGCCGGTCATATATGGGTCCATATTCATATTTCCCATCGATTTGTTTTTTTTGTTATTCAACCTCCTTCAAAAATACAAAGATTTGGATGGGGAAAGAAATGAAATTTTACAAAGACTTCTCTCCATAAACAATTCCAAAGACACACGTTATACGAAATCCAAACTAGATTCGGTCAACACTAACGAGTTTGTGATTCGACTAGAGAAATGGATGTCTGAAACAAAACCATATTTAGATGAAACTTTGGATTTAGAAAAAACATCTCTTGCCATCGGACTCAATCTACAGCAAACATCGGAACTAATCAATTCGCAACTAGGAATGAGTTTCCGATCCTATTTGAATTCCTATCGAATCAAAGAGGCCAAAGAATTGCTAAAAACAAAACCGGAGTTATCGGTGATTGCCATCGCATTTGCAACAGGTTTTGGCTCGAAATCAGTGTTCAATGCGGAATTCAAAAAATCGACAGGACTTGCACCCGGAGAATACAAAAAGAAATCCTAA
- the ctaD gene encoding cytochrome c oxidase subunit I yields MSSAHTKTEHGHADHNYLNHGSGIWSWMTTLDHKRIGLMYFATVATLFLIGGFFALGIRLHLAKFGAEPLLDPDTYNKFMTFHGAIMVFMVIIPGIPAFLGNFVLPIQLGAKDVAFPRLNLASYYIFIAGALIAASSMIFNQVDTGWTFYTPYSTAKTSNGVILLVLGAFTMGFSSILTGLNFIVTTHKLRAPGMTMDRIPLMIWALYSTSIIQILATPILAITLLLIGAEKTLGVGIFDPDLGGDPVLFQHFFWFYSHPAVYIMILPAMGVISELITAFSKKTIFGYRAIAYSSVAIAAVSFLVWGHHMFVSGQSTLAGIVFSIITMFVGVPTAIKLFNWISTMYRGTVTFEAPMLFALGFMFLFTIGGLTGVFLASTGMDVHFHDTYFVVAHFHYVMVGGTLMALMGGIYYWFPKMFGRMTSDLGGRISWVLIFTGFNVTFFPQFVLGAMGMPRRYFDYLPEYTNLNQISTVGSWLIGLGFLVGLITIIHGIFKGEKASDNPWGAKTLEWQTSSPPPHENFTTTPTVTAGPYDFR; encoded by the coding sequence ATGAGTTCAGCACATACAAAAACCGAACATGGTCACGCAGACCATAATTATCTGAACCACGGATCTGGAATCTGGTCTTGGATGACCACTCTGGACCACAAACGCATTGGTCTTATGTACTTTGCAACAGTAGCTACCCTTTTCTTAATTGGTGGTTTCTTTGCTTTAGGAATTCGTTTGCACTTAGCAAAATTTGGCGCAGAGCCACTTTTGGATCCAGATACTTATAACAAGTTTATGACCTTCCATGGTGCCATTATGGTATTTATGGTGATCATTCCTGGAATTCCTGCGTTTCTTGGAAACTTTGTCCTTCCCATCCAACTCGGTGCGAAAGACGTTGCTTTCCCAAGACTGAACCTTGCTTCTTACTACATCTTCATTGCAGGAGCTCTGATTGCAGCTTCCTCTATGATTTTTAACCAAGTAGATACAGGTTGGACATTCTATACTCCTTACTCCACTGCAAAGACTTCCAATGGAGTGATTTTGCTTGTTTTGGGTGCCTTTACTATGGGTTTTTCTTCCATCCTTACGGGACTAAACTTCATCGTAACCACTCATAAACTGAGAGCACCTGGAATGACAATGGACAGAATCCCACTGATGATTTGGGCTTTGTATTCCACTTCTATCATTCAGATCCTTGCAACACCAATCCTTGCCATCACTCTCCTTCTCATTGGAGCAGAGAAAACTCTGGGAGTGGGAATCTTTGATCCAGATCTTGGTGGAGATCCAGTTCTTTTCCAACACTTCTTCTGGTTCTACTCTCACCCTGCAGTTTATATCATGATCCTTCCTGCGATGGGAGTGATCTCTGAACTCATCACTGCATTCTCCAAAAAAACAATTTTCGGTTACCGAGCGATTGCTTACTCTTCAGTAGCGATTGCAGCAGTATCCTTCCTTGTTTGGGGACACCATATGTTTGTATCTGGTCAGTCTACACTTGCTGGTATTGTTTTCTCCATCATCACTATGTTTGTTGGGGTTCCGACTGCCATCAAACTCTTCAACTGGATTTCTACAATGTATCGCGGAACGGTTACCTTCGAAGCGCCAATGCTCTTCGCTCTTGGTTTTATGTTCCTCTTTACGATCGGTGGTTTGACAGGGGTATTCCTTGCATCGACTGGTATGGACGTTCACTTCCATGATACTTACTTCGTAGTAGCTCACTTCCATTATGTAATGGTGGGTGGAACTCTTATGGCACTTATGGGCGGTATCTACTACTGGTTCCCAAAAATGTTTGGAAGGATGACTTCTGATCTTGGTGGAAGAATCTCTTGGGTTCTTATCTTCACTGGATTCAACGTAACTTTCTTCCCACAATTTGTTCTCGGTGCTATGGGAATGCCAAGACGATACTTTGACTACCTTCCTGAATACACAAACCTCAACCAAATCTCTACAGTGGGATCTTGGCTGATTGGTCTTGGATTTTTGGTAGGTCTCATCACTATTATTCATGGAATTTTTAAAGGCGAAAAGGCTTCTGACAACCCTTGGGGTGCAAAAACACTCGAATGGCAAACGTCTTCTCCACCTCCACACGAAAACTTTACAACTACTCCAACAGTAACTGCAGGGCCATATGACTTCCGTTAG
- a CDS encoding SCO family protein has translation MKTRFFFLFCLLFGTQVYAYDPHSNLTRDNKLPKELENIGFSDVTGKSLQLDIPFRDESGKTVKFSDFLAKGKPVLLSPVYFKCPTLCNFHLNGVFQGLKALDWSLGKEYQYIAVSIDPKENESVAFPKKGAYLKEYGREGAELGLHLLTGTQESIDALTKQLDFRYAWDAEAKQYIHASGVYVLTPEGKVSRIFQGIQLEPRDLKFAFLEASSGKIGSFVDKFALFCFQFDPRKNKYTIYAYRMMQFGGAVTLLLLGAFLYINWRKITNNNRQGVT, from the coding sequence GTGAAAACCAGATTTTTCTTTTTGTTTTGTTTATTGTTTGGGACTCAGGTCTATGCGTATGATCCCCATTCCAATCTAACTCGGGACAACAAACTCCCGAAAGAACTAGAAAATATCGGGTTTTCCGATGTTACGGGCAAGTCTCTCCAGCTCGACATTCCATTCCGCGATGAGTCTGGGAAAACCGTTAAGTTTTCTGATTTTCTCGCGAAAGGGAAACCAGTCCTCCTTTCTCCCGTTTATTTCAAATGCCCCACACTTTGTAATTTTCACCTAAATGGTGTATTCCAGGGTTTGAAGGCTCTCGATTGGTCTCTCGGCAAAGAATACCAATACATTGCGGTATCCATTGATCCGAAAGAAAACGAATCGGTAGCCTTTCCTAAAAAAGGGGCCTATTTGAAGGAATATGGTAGAGAAGGAGCCGAATTGGGACTCCACCTCCTCACGGGAACTCAAGAATCCATCGATGCTCTGACCAAACAGTTGGACTTTCGGTACGCTTGGGATGCGGAAGCAAAACAATACATCCACGCCAGTGGAGTTTATGTTTTGACTCCCGAAGGGAAGGTCTCACGGATTTTTCAAGGGATCCAATTAGAACCAAGGGATCTGAAATTTGCCTTCTTAGAGGCATCTTCTGGGAAGATTGGGAGTTTTGTAGACAAGTTTGCTTTATTTTGCTTTCAATTTGATCCGAGAAAAAATAAATATACGATATACGCATACAGGATGATGCAATTCGGGGGGGCGGTCACCTTACTCCTTCTCGGTGCGTTTTTATACATAAACTGGCGAAAAATAACAAATAACAACCGTCAAGGAGTCACATAG